From the genome of Impatiens glandulifera chromosome 9, dImpGla2.1, whole genome shotgun sequence, one region includes:
- the LOC124916105 gene encoding B3 domain-containing transcription factor VRN1-like, which produces MAKNSDHPGNDAESHHRSSFSPERPHFFQIILSEADKNHRLRIPEEFVARYRNHLSNAVLLKMPSGAVWRIGLTDSCGEVWMESGWRKFTNYYSIRYGHFLVFRYDGNSVFYVMILDNENALEIEYPIVERSSERNDIIMIDDHDESMDFHHCRSSSIEEDMNQEHYEEDTLAAEVQQQSKTTRSTTIDNMTALGRAEAFKSPYPMFIVAMKPSYLNYRGLHVPVGFAKKYFSKPALIILSVSDGRTWSLNCSGNDHLSIRWSPFAQDNNLKLGDVCAFELIERGCRPKLKVTVFREEDLDQDNKEECTGGTTSFRKSEINTSETIEIAEGNEEKVEAFKKASAFKSNYPFTAMLIRKSYMSELYLPARFTKEHFRTKPKTAILCKSDKRTWKVKWFCRSDREKQGFVWGSFTKDNNLKEGDACVFELIKNCLEPLLKVTIFRKFEDHYIYTNMELCTALERAKAFKPNHPSVIIKVKQSYLYGNCGLCMPRKFSREYLNRHVKMVRLMVRECSKKWDVSCSQLSTREGVFYLNWRQFAKDNNLEIEDVCVFTVIDKIKPIWEVVVFRAAGGDEN; this is translated from the exons ATGGCCAAGAACAGTGATCACCCTGGTAATGACGCTGAATCCCACCACCGGTCGTCTTTTTCCCCTGAACGTCCCcacttttttcaaataatcctctCCGAAGCAGACAAGAATCACAGGCTG AGAATTCCTGAGGAATTTGTTGCTAGATATCGAAATCACCTCTCCAATGCCGTGCTTCTCAAGATGCCGAGTGGGGCTGTTTGGCGAATAGGGCTCACTGATTCATGTGGCGAGGTTTGGATGGAATCTGGCTGGAGAAAGTTCACTAACTATTACTCCATTCGCTATGGGCACTTCTTAGTTTTTAGATATGATGGAAACTCTGTCTTCTATGTTATGATACTTGATAATGAAAATGCATTAGAGATTGAATATCCAATTGTTGAAAGATCATCTGAAAGGAATGATATAATTATGATTGATGATCATGATGAGTCAATGGATTTTCATCACTGCCGTAGCAGCAGCATTGAAGAGGACATGAACCAAG AACATTATGAAGAAGATACGTTGGCAGCCGAAGTACAACAGCAAAGTAAAACCACGAGGTCCACGACTATAGACAATATGACAGCTCTTGGAAGGGCTGAGGCCTTCAAGTCGCCATACCCTATGTTTATTGTTGCTATGAAGCCATCTTATCTCAATTATCGTGGTTTG CATGTACCAGTAGGCTTCGCAAAGAAATATTTCTCGAAGCCAGCATTGATCATACTTTCAGTTTCAGATGGACGAACCTGGTCCTTGAACTGTTCTGGTAATGACCACTTATCCATCCGTTGGAGCCCATTTGCACAAGACAATAACCTGAAATTGGGCGATGTTTGTGCCTTTGAGCTCATTGAAAGAGGTTGTAGACCAAAGCTTAAAGTAACTGTATTTCGAGAAGAAGATCTTGATCAAGATAACAAAG AGGAATGTACAGGAGGAACTACATCTTTCAGAAAGTCTGAAATCAACACTTCAGAAACGATTGAGATTGCAGAGGGCAATGAAGAGAAAGTTGAAGCGTTTAAAAAAGCTTCAGCTTTTAAATCAAACTACCCTTTTACTGCTATGCTTATAAGGAAAAGTTATATGTCAGAATTA TATCTACCTGCACGTTTTACAAAGGAACATTTTAGAACCAAACCTAAAACAGCTATCCTTTGCAAGTCAGACAAAAGAACTTGGAAGGTTAAGTGGTTCTGCCGTAGCGATAGAGAAAAACAAGGTTTTGTTTGGGGTTCATTTACGAAAGACAATAATCTTAAAGAAGGGGATGCTTGTGTGTTTGAGCTTATTAAGAATTGTCTTGAACCATTGCTCAAAGTCACTATATTTAGAAAGTTTGAAGATCACTATATTTACACTAACATGGAATTATGTACAGCTCTGGAAAGAGCAAAGGCATTCAAACCTAATCATCCTTCGGTCATTATCAAGGTGAAACAATCTTATCTATATGGAAACTGTGGTTTG TGTATGCCGCGGAAATTTTCTAGGGAGTATTTGAATCGACACGTGAAGATGGTTAGGCTTATGGTTCGAGAATGTTCAAAAAAATGGGACGTTAGTTGCAGTCAACTCTCAACCAGAGAGGGTGTGTTTTACCTTAACTGGCGACAATTTGCCAAGGACAATAACTTGGAAATTGAAGATGTTTGTGTTTTTACAGTGATTGATAAGATTAAACCTATCTGGGAAGTGGTAGTATTTCGGGCAGCAGGAGGAGATGAAAACTAA
- the LOC124913795 gene encoding putative lipid-transfer protein DIR1: MKKTMATGFMAAAIVVILMLEIAGAARTKDTTEVLCHMNEDDLNLCKPAVQKTNPVTTPTPECCKALSGANLTCLCEYKNSFLLPALGIDPTLALALPAKCNLPNPSNCN, translated from the coding sequence ATGAAGAAGACAATGGCAACGGGGTTTATGGCAGCAGCAATAGTAGTAATATTGATGCTAGAAATCGCCGGTGCAGCGAGGACAAAAGACACGACAGAAGTTTTATGTCATATGAATGAGGACGATCTAAATTTATGCAAACCAGCAGTTCAGAAGACGAACCCTGTAACTACACCGACACCCGAATGCTGCAAGGCTCTTTCAGGGGCGAATCTCACCTGTTTATGTGAATACAAGAACTCGTTTCTGTTGCCTGCACTAGGTATTGATCCTACCTTAGCTCTCGCCCTTCCAGCTAAATGCAACCTCCCTAATCCTTCCAACTGTAATTGA